One part of the Clostridia bacterium genome encodes these proteins:
- the pheS gene encoding phenylalanine--tRNA ligase subunit alpha, with the protein MQEELLRLKEEAERDLSSVNDLEALDAWRVKYLGKKGLLTRVLRGMSELSPEERPRVGRVANEVRLRLEEELERRAEVLRAREREKEIAAEVLDVTLPGTLLPRGGLHPVSQALEEITTIFVQMGFSVAEGPEVELDYYNFEALNIPREHPARDMQDSFYITEEILLRTHTSPVQVRVMERTAPRLPVRVIAPGKVYRRDDDATHSPMFHQVEGLLVDRDISFAHLKGTLQAFVERFFGPDRRMRFRPSYFPFTEPSAEVDISCVVCGGAGCRVCGQTGWLEILGSGMVHPRVLSMSGYDPAEVSGFAFGMGVERVAMLKYGIDDLRLFYANDLRFLSQF; encoded by the coding sequence ATGCAGGAAGAACTATTACGTCTCAAGGAGGAAGCGGAACGGGACCTTAGCAGCGTAAACGATCTTGAGGCCCTCGACGCCTGGCGGGTAAAGTACCTGGGGAAAAAGGGGTTGCTCACCCGGGTGCTCCGGGGAATGTCCGAACTCAGTCCGGAGGAACGGCCCCGCGTGGGTCGGGTAGCGAATGAGGTACGCCTCCGGCTCGAGGAAGAGCTGGAAAGGCGGGCCGAAGTATTGCGGGCCAGGGAACGGGAAAAGGAAATTGCCGCCGAGGTCTTAGACGTTACCCTGCCCGGTACACTCCTGCCCCGCGGCGGGCTGCACCCCGTATCTCAGGCCTTAGAGGAAATTACTACTATATTTGTACAAATGGGGTTCTCGGTGGCCGAAGGCCCGGAGGTGGAACTGGACTACTACAACTTTGAAGCCCTGAACATCCCCCGGGAGCATCCGGCCCGGGACATGCAGGATTCTTTTTACATAACCGAGGAGATATTGTTGCGCACCCATACCTCCCCGGTTCAGGTCCGGGTGATGGAGCGCACGGCACCCCGGCTGCCGGTTCGTGTTATCGCGCCCGGCAAGGTGTACCGGCGGGACGACGACGCCACGCATTCCCCCATGTTCCACCAGGTAGAAGGGCTGCTGGTGGACCGGGACATTTCTTTCGCCCACCTCAAGGGCACCCTGCAGGCTTTTGTGGAACGGTTTTTCGGCCCGGATCGGCGCATGCGCTTCCGGCCCAGTTACTTCCCCTTCACCGAGCCGAGCGCAGAGGTGGACATCTCCTGCGTGGTATGTGGCGGAGCCGGCTGCCGGGTTTGCGGCCAAACCGGCTGGCTGGAAATCCTGGGCAGCGGGATGGTGCACCCGCGGGTGCTTTCCATGTCCGGATACGACCCGGCCGAGGTCAGCGGCTTCGCCTTCGGCATGGGGGTGGAGAGGGTGGCCATGCTGAAGTACGGTATCGACGACCTGCGCCTGTTCTACGCCAACGACCTGCGCTTTCTGAGCCAGTTCTAG
- a CDS encoding RNA methyltransferase, protein MLELTSCDNPRLRLARALMRGRERKKKGCYRLEGFKLVATALDAGTHPEYVLFSPRAAAKEEGRQLLARLEAGGIPCYRVAERLWPGLSSTPAPQGVLAVVRCREPELEEFFRPPGLFLVLDGVQDPGNAGTLVRTAAAAGCSGVVALVGTTDLYADKALRAAAGAQFYLPLATGVAAGELLALAARRGVEPVLAVPEGGIPYFRFPWEGSLALVVGNEGRGPRPQLAEGPAQRVTVPMRAGESLNVAAAAAVLLYEAARQRSEAETLYGNPPTR, encoded by the coding sequence TTGTTGGAGTTGACCTCATGCGATAATCCCCGCCTGCGGCTGGCCCGGGCCCTGATGCGGGGACGGGAGCGCAAAAAGAAGGGCTGCTACAGGCTGGAAGGGTTTAAGCTGGTGGCTACGGCCCTGGACGCCGGGACGCACCCGGAGTACGTGCTCTTTTCGCCCCGGGCGGCGGCCAAAGAGGAAGGACGGCAGCTCCTGGCCCGCCTAGAGGCGGGCGGCATACCCTGCTACCGGGTGGCGGAGAGGCTCTGGCCCGGCCTTAGCTCCACCCCCGCCCCCCAGGGCGTTTTAGCGGTGGTCAGGTGCCGGGAGCCGGAGCTGGAGGAGTTTTTTCGCCCGCCCGGGCTCTTCCTGGTTTTGGACGGGGTTCAGGATCCCGGCAACGCCGGTACCCTGGTGAGGACGGCCGCGGCCGCCGGGTGTAGCGGGGTGGTGGCCCTGGTGGGTACTACCGACCTCTACGCCGATAAGGCCCTACGGGCGGCGGCGGGGGCGCAGTTCTACCTCCCCCTGGCCACTGGAGTGGCCGCCGGGGAGCTGTTGGCCCTGGCCGCCAGGCGCGGGGTGGAACCGGTCTTGGCCGTGCCCGAAGGCGGTATCCCCTATTTCCGGTTTCCCTGGGAGGGCTCCCTGGCCTTGGTGGTGGGCAACGAGGGCCGGGGACCACGGCCGCAACTGGCCGAGGGGCCGGCACAAAGAGTCACGGTGCCCATGCGGGCAGGGGAATCGCTCAACGTGGCGGCAGCAGCGGCGGTGCTGTTATATGAGGCCGCACGGCAGCGGTCGGAAGCGGAGACCCTCTACGGCAACCCGCCGACCCGGTAA